One window from the genome of Pseudomonas sp. L5B5 encodes:
- a CDS encoding acyl-CoA thioesterase, with the protein MSEPVPQRGDYRHFQPITTRWHDNDAYGHVNNVTYYSFFDTAVNTYLIEQGGLDIHDGEVVGFVVSSACDYFASIAFPECIEVGLRVGKLGNSSVQYELAVFKLGEGEPCAAGRFVHVFVDRASNQPVAIPPALRAALEQLLVV; encoded by the coding sequence ATGTCCGAACCTGTGCCGCAACGCGGCGACTACCGTCATTTCCAGCCGATCACCACCCGCTGGCACGACAATGACGCCTATGGCCATGTGAACAACGTCACCTACTACAGCTTCTTTGATACGGCAGTGAACACCTACCTGATCGAACAGGGCGGTCTGGATATCCACGATGGCGAGGTGGTGGGTTTCGTGGTCAGTTCGGCCTGCGACTACTTTGCTTCCATCGCCTTTCCCGAATGCATCGAGGTGGGTCTGCGGGTCGGCAAACTGGGCAACAGCTCGGTGCAGTATGAGTTGGCGGTGTTCAAGCTGGGAGAGGGAGAGCCGTGCGCGGCAGGACGCTTCGTCCATGTGTTCGTGGACCGGGCATCCAACCAGCCGGTAGCGATTCCGCCCGCATTGCGGGCGGCGCTGGAGCAGTTGCTGGTGGTGTGA
- a CDS encoding YMGG-like glycine zipper-containing protein: protein MKFSSILLLSLGLVSGVASAGGTTEAGVGGALGGVLGSVVGQQIGGNTGSAIGAALGGAGGSAVGADKRSRGQAAIGGALGAAGGNVVGRSMGGNTGSLIGAAAGGGAGGALGNYMGNESAREDRDYRRDRDRRYYRDGHRGRGHAYGHRKHRHYRD from the coding sequence ATGAAGTTCTCCTCGATTCTCTTGTTGTCCCTTGGCCTGGTCAGCGGCGTCGCCTCTGCCGGAGGCACCACTGAAGCAGGTGTGGGCGGCGCATTGGGCGGGGTTCTAGGCTCGGTGGTCGGTCAGCAGATCGGTGGCAATACCGGATCGGCCATCGGCGCGGCCTTGGGCGGCGCAGGCGGCAGTGCGGTCGGTGCGGACAAGCGCAGCCGCGGCCAGGCAGCCATTGGCGGCGCCCTTGGCGCTGCAGGCGGCAACGTGGTGGGCCGCAGCATGGGCGGCAACACGGGCAGCCTGATCGGCGCAGCAGCAGGTGGCGGCGCCGGCGGTGCACTGGGCAACTACATGGGCAATGAGAGCGCCCGCGAAGACCGCGACTACCGCCGTGATCGCGACCGCCGCTACTACCGCGACGGCCACCGTGGCCGTGGCCATGCCTACGGGCATCGCAAGCATCGTCATTATCGCGACTGA